Proteins encoded in a region of the Mucispirillum schaedleri ASF457 genome:
- the der gene encoding ribosome biogenesis GTPase Der, whose protein sequence is MFNLGIIGRPNVGKSTLFNRIAGRRIAITDDMPGVTRDRIEVETSWLDKDFKLVDTAGFDLQADVLKKEMQEQFFKAIEEADFLILVVDASVGLHALDEIVCDMLRKCGKPFIIAVNKADSNAREQAINEFYKFGDVEIFPISALHGRNVDDILDYIYTYIPEKEETAEKGSNEDERIKIAVAGRPNVGKSSLLNAWLGEDRVIVTPLAGTTRDSIDVYFTYKNDKYIITDTAGIRKKSVMFKDTIEKYGYYRSIDAVKEADVVVAVIDGADGLNERDVKVISDAWEAGKPVVIAVNKWDIAGKDEKAVKNFKRTLAEKLQFLANPPLIFISAKTGKNCEKIFDAVKKLYLEYNKRVPTHAVNEVLRKALERHQPPVVGTRRLKFYYMTQVAARPPYFVAFVNNPQGVHFSYERFLVNMLREAFGFDGVPVRLSIRKRKSKYSDEGE, encoded by the coding sequence ATGTTTAATTTAGGTATTATAGGCAGACCAAATGTAGGAAAATCCACCCTGTTTAATAGAATTGCAGGCAGAAGGATTGCCATAACTGATGATATGCCCGGAGTTACAAGAGACAGGATAGAAGTAGAAACTTCATGGCTTGATAAAGATTTTAAACTTGTGGATACTGCCGGATTTGATTTGCAGGCTGATGTTTTAAAAAAAGAAATGCAGGAGCAGTTTTTTAAGGCTATAGAAGAAGCCGACTTTTTAATATTAGTTGTAGATGCATCTGTTGGACTGCATGCACTTGATGAAATAGTATGCGATATGCTTAGAAAATGCGGCAAACCTTTTATTATAGCAGTGAATAAGGCAGACAGTAATGCTAGAGAACAGGCAATAAATGAATTTTATAAGTTTGGTGATGTTGAGATTTTTCCAATAAGTGCACTGCATGGCAGAAATGTAGATGATATTCTTGACTATATCTATACCTATATACCTGAAAAGGAAGAGACAGCTGAAAAAGGTAGTAATGAAGATGAACGAATAAAAATTGCAGTTGCAGGCAGACCAAATGTTGGTAAATCAAGCCTTTTAAATGCATGGCTTGGTGAAGACAGGGTGATTGTTACACCACTTGCAGGCACTACAAGAGACAGTATTGATGTATATTTTACATATAAAAATGATAAATATATTATAACTGATACAGCAGGTATTCGCAAAAAATCTGTAATGTTTAAAGACACTATTGAAAAGTATGGATATTACAGGTCAATAGATGCAGTAAAGGAAGCAGATGTAGTTGTGGCTGTGATTGACGGTGCTGATGGACTTAATGAAAGAGATGTAAAAGTAATCAGTGATGCATGGGAAGCAGGGAAGCCTGTTGTGATTGCAGTTAATAAATGGGATATTGCTGGCAAAGATGAAAAGGCAGTGAAAAATTTTAAAAGAACACTTGCTGAAAAACTGCAGTTTTTAGCAAACCCGCCATTAATATTTATCTCTGCAAAAACTGGAAAAAACTGTGAAAAAATATTTGATGCAGTAAAAAAACTTTATCTTGAATATAATAAACGAGTGCCTACACATGCAGTAAATGAAGTATTAAGAAAAGCTCTTGAAAGACACCAGCCCCCTGTTGTAGGCACAAGAAGATTAAAATTTTACTATATGACGCAGGTTGCAGCCCGTCCCCCTTATTTTGTAGCTTTTGTAAATAATCCTCAAGGAGTGCATTTCTCTTATGAAAGATTTTTAGTAAATATGTTAAGAGAAGCATTTGGATTTGACGGTGTACCTGTCCGCTTAAGTATAAGAAAAAGAAAAAGCAAATACAGTGACGAAGGAGAATAG
- a CDS encoding DMT family transporter codes for MSWVYLIIAGIFEVGWPLGFKLASTYTKYSVVFIGISVISMALGGVFLYIAQKTIPIGTAYVIWTGVGAAGTLLIGIFFFGDSTGFWRLFFITMIIIGVIGTKIVH; via the coding sequence ATGAGCTGGGTATATTTAATAATTGCAGGGATTTTTGAAGTAGGCTGGCCTTTAGGCTTTAAGCTGGCTTCTACATATACAAAATACAGTGTTGTTTTTATTGGTATATCAGTAATATCTATGGCTTTAGGCGGTGTATTTTTATATATTGCTCAAAAAACTATACCAATAGGTACTGCCTATGTTATATGGACAGGTGTGGGAGCAGCAGGAACATTACTTATAGGCATATTTTTCTTTGGTGACAGCACAGGCTTTTGGCGTTTGTTTTTTATAACAATGATTATAATAGGTGTTATAGGCACAAAAATAGTGCATTAG
- a CDS encoding pyridoxal phosphate-dependent aminotransferase, translating to MRADFATIGSGLTYEIRNIVEIANFMKSKGMEISWENIGDPVMKGEQVPEWIKDVLKEVIDDNMSFAYSPTKGVDSTREYLAAKRNALGGAKITKDDIIFFNGLGDAIARSYSVIRVDARIIMPEPTYSTHFMAEVAHASFPPNTYKMNPYNNWEPDLGELERKIKSAHSIVGILIINPDNPTGYIYSKEKLQEIVRIAKEHNLFIVADEIYHNMTYNGQKTPYLSEVIGDVPAISMNSLSKEVPWPGARCAWIEVYNYGKDADFDKYIQAIFKQKQAEVCSTTMPQMAIPKLIEHKEYAKYLQTRVTHYEKLADIAYNILKDVPYIVVNRSNGAFYLSIVFNEAVLNNKQHLDMENKEVQNYVNRLLDNNSEHDKRFAYNLLGATGICIVPLTSFFTNLLGFRMTLLEKNTEKFERNVRIIAQKIVEYVESAK from the coding sequence ATGAGAGCAGATTTCGCAACAATTGGCAGTGGCTTGACCTACGAAATTAGGAATATTGTAGAGATAGCAAATTTTATGAAATCTAAAGGAATGGAGATTTCATGGGAAAATATTGGCGACCCAGTTATGAAAGGGGAACAGGTGCCTGAATGGATTAAAGATGTATTAAAAGAAGTAATTGATGATAATATGTCTTTTGCCTACTCACCTACTAAGGGAGTAGATTCTACTAGGGAATATTTAGCCGCTAAAAGAAATGCTCTTGGTGGGGCAAAAATTACAAAAGATGATATAATATTTTTTAATGGTCTTGGTGATGCTATTGCAAGAAGCTATTCTGTTATCCGTGTTGATGCCCGTATAATTATGCCTGAGCCAACTTATTCTACCCATTTTATGGCAGAAGTGGCACATGCATCATTTCCACCAAACACTTATAAAATGAATCCATATAATAACTGGGAGCCAGATTTAGGAGAGCTGGAAAGGAAAATTAAAAGTGCTCATTCTATCGTTGGTATACTTATTATTAACCCAGATAACCCAACAGGTTATATTTATTCCAAAGAAAAACTACAGGAAATTGTCCGCATTGCAAAAGAACATAATCTTTTCATTGTAGCAGATGAAATATACCATAATATGACATATAATGGTCAAAAAACACCATATTTGTCAGAAGTTATTGGTGATGTGCCGGCAATAAGTATGAATTCTCTTTCAAAGGAAGTGCCTTGGCCCGGAGCAAGATGTGCCTGGATTGAAGTATACAACTATGGCAAAGATGCAGATTTTGACAAATATATTCAGGCAATCTTTAAACAAAAACAGGCAGAAGTATGCTCTACAACTATGCCGCAGATGGCAATACCAAAACTTATTGAACATAAAGAATATGCTAAATATCTTCAGACAAGAGTTACTCATTATGAAAAACTTGCAGATATTGCATACAATATATTAAAAGATGTGCCATACATTGTAGTAAACAGAAGCAATGGTGCATTTTATTTAAGCATTGTGTTTAATGAAGCAGTATTAAATAATAAGCAGCATTTAGATATGGAAAATAAAGAAGTCCAGAACTATGTAAACAGGCTTTTAGACAATAATTCAGAGCATGATAAGCGTTTTGCATATAATCTGCTTGGAGCAACAGGAATATGTATAGTTCCGCTTACTTCATTTTTTACAAATCTGCTTGGTTTCCGTATGACTTTGCTTGAAAAAAATACAGAAAAATTTGAAAGAAATGTTAGAATAATAGCACAAAAGATTGTAGAATATGTAGAATCAGCTAAATAA